The following are from one region of the Brienomyrus brachyistius isolate T26 chromosome 13, BBRACH_0.4, whole genome shotgun sequence genome:
- the sigirr gene encoding single Ig IL-1-related receptor isoform X2 — MGRTLLLALILWRSVYGNPAESACSQPPVFVPTDTLRDQQSTLGFTVTLNCTALLPWDPQEPQCDSTLHWSRDGSLLSNLTKQQNFSEFLHNTSQKVASSLLELTLREPSDFGLYICTVRNISAHFQLQEMRAASHLAVVIAVMVLLLILALAILIFSKCHLDIKLWYRNTYGDFEMNDGKLYDAYVSYANNENDRKFVNFILKPHLENKQGYKLHLDHGNILPGSEPSAELLMNVSRCRRLIVVLSLSYLEQDWCTSNLREGLWRLLELSQKPILITWETQRQHMGPDTLRLLHDSRQRFTLLTWSSYSMTPSSAFWKELSLALPRKMAYHCPPMTTPQTLLQDDRDPMLSLHPDYLDCHPDPDCDPSGDLGTSAEPV, encoded by the exons ATGGGAAGGACTCTGCTCCTGGCGCTTATCTTGTGGAGAAGCGTTTATGGAAATCCTGCAG AGTCCGCATGCTCCCAGCCCCCTGTGTTTGTGCCCACCGACACCCTTAGGGATCAACAATCAACCTTGGGCTTCACCGTGAccctgaactgcactgccctgcTACCTTGGGACCCCCAGGAGCCACAGTGTGACTCCACCCTGCACTGGAGCAGAGATGGGAGTCTTCTGTCCAACCTCACCAAGCAACAGAACTTCTCAGA GTTCCTCCACAACACGTCTCAGAAGGTGGCGAgcagcctgctggagctcaCGCTCCGTGAGCCCTCTGACTTCGGCTTGTACATCTGCACCGTGAGGAACATCTCGGCTCATTTCCAGCTCCAGGAAATGC GAGCTGCCAGTCACTTGGCAGTGGTCATTGCAGTGATGGTGCTCCTCCTCATCCTGGCTTTGGCCATCCTGATCTTCTCAAAGTGCCACCTTGACATCAAGCTGTGGTATAGGAACACCTATGGAGACTTTGAGATGAATG ACGGCAAGTTATATGACGCCTATGTGTCCTACGCCAACAATGAAAATGACCGGAAGTTTGTCAACTTCATCCTAAAGCCACACTTGGAGAACAAGCAGGGATATAAGCTACACCTGGATCATGGGAACATCTTACCTGGTTCAG AGCCGTCCGCAGAGCTGCTGATGAACGTTAGCCGCTGCCGGCGCCTCATTGTTGTGCTGTCCCTGTCATACCTGGAGCAGGACTGGTGCACCAGCAACCTCCG GGAGGGCTTGTGGCGGCTGCTGGAGCTCTCCCAGAAGCCCATCCTCATCACCTGGGAGACGCAGAGGCAGCACATGGGCCCAGACACGCTGCGGCTGCTACACGACAGCAGGCAGCGGTTCACCCTCCTGACCTGGAGCTCCTACTCCATG ACTCCTTCGTCAGCGTTCTGGAAGGAGCTGTCCTTAGCGCTGCCCCGGAAGATGGCCTATCACTGCCCCCCCATGACGACCCCCCAGACCCTGCTGCAGGATGACAGGGACCCCATGCTCTCCTTACACCCAGACTACCTCGACTGCCACCCCGATCCCGACTGTGACCCATCGGGTGACCTTGGTACGAGTGCCGAACCAGTCTGA